Proteins from a genomic interval of Quercus lobata isolate SW786 chromosome 11, ValleyOak3.0 Primary Assembly, whole genome shotgun sequence:
- the LOC115968841 gene encoding ras-related protein Rab7 — MPSRRRTLLKVIILGDSGVGKTSLMNQYVNRKFSNQYKATIGADFLTKEVQFEDRLFTLQIWDTAGQERFQSLGVAFYRGADCCVLVYDVNSMKSFDNLNNWREEFLIQASPSDPENFPFVVLGNKVDVDGGNSRVVSEKKARAWCASKGNIPYFETSAKEGINVEEAFQCIAKNALKSGEEEEIYLPDTIDVASSSQQRSTGCEC; from the exons ATGCCTTCCCGAAGAAGAACCCTCTTGAAGGTCATCATCCTCGGCGATAGCGG GGTTGGAAAGACCTCGTTGATGAACCA ATATGTAAATAGGAAGTTTAGCAATCAATACAAGGCGACAATCGGAGCTGATTTTTTGACAAAGGAAGTGCAGTTCGAAGATAGGCTCTTCACCCTACAG ATCTGGGATACAGCTGGCCAGGAAAGATTCCAAAGCCTTGGTGTTGCCTTCTACCGTGGTGCTGATTGCTGTGTTCTTGTATATGATGTTAATTCAATGAAGTCATTTGACAACCTTAACAACTGGAGAGAAGAATTCCTTATTCAG GCAAGTCCCTCAGATCCagaaaattttccatttgttgTTCTAGGGAACAAGGTCGATGTAGATGGTGGAAATAGTAGAGTG GTTTCAGAGAAAAAAGCTCGAGCTTGGTGTGCATCAAAGGGAAATATTCCATACTTTGAGACCTCTGCCAAGGAAGGTATTAATGTGGAAGAAGCCTTTCAGTGCATAGCTAAGAATGCCCTGAAGAGTGGTGAAGAGGAAGAAAT ATACTTGCCAGACACCATTGATGTTGCAAGCAGCAGTCAGCAGCGGTCAACTGGTTGTGAGTGCTAA
- the LOC115967791 gene encoding proline-rich receptor-like protein kinase PERK7, with the protein MSSESPSPTGSPPSPPSNSPPPPPPPAPAPPPATPPPPATPPPSTSPPPKSSPPPSSPPPPPPTSSPPPKESPPPSPSPPPPSPTAPPPDNTPSAPPPQNSNTSPPPPPSNNNGSSTPPSSSPPPPPPPPPSQGNSSRSPPPPPRQLSPPHKPPPPPKSSSTSSDAVGSEDSSSSKLPIIIGVAVGAGLLLLVMLLLFLVCRRRKKKEEEDQIQYYPSSHPSKGHEYYNGPPSPWTNGSKPSDHVVNITPPPSSHRNWPSPPPPPPPAFNNSSEMSSSNFSGPQRPALPPPHPSVALGFSQSNFSYDELAVATGGFTAANLLGQGGFGYVHKGVLPNGKEIAVKSLKSGSGQGEREFQAEVEIISRVHHRHLVSLVGYCISGGRKMLVYEFVPNGNLDQHLHGKGVPTMDWATRIKIALGAAKGLAYLHEDCHPRIIHRDIKASNILLDDNFEAKVADFGLAKLTQDNYTHVSTRVMGTFGYLAPEYASSGKLTEKSDVFSFGVMLLELITGRRPVDPSGDMEDSLVDWARPICARAMQDGNYDELADRLMEDNYVPQEMARMVACAAASIRHSSRRRPKMSQIVRTLEGDASHEDLTDGMRGSSSGFFGSSSSEYDAGSYSADMKKIKKVAPNNNSQEYASSEYGATSEYGLNPSSSSSSGRSSKAQSQIKH; encoded by the exons ATGTCTTCTGAATCACCTTCTCCAACAGGTTCTCCGCCTTCCCCACCATCGAAttctccacctccaccaccaccaccagcgcCAGCACCACCACCAGCAACACCCCCACCACCAGCAACACCCCCACCATCAACATCACCCCCACCAAAATCATCACCGCCACCATCTTCACCACCTCCTCCACCGCCCACTTCTTCTCCACCACCAAAAGAATCTCCTCCACCATCACCGTCACCACCGCCGCCATCGCCAACTGCCCCTCCGCCTGATAATACGCCTTCCGCACCACCCCCACAAAATTCAAACACTAGTCCTCCTCCCCCACCTTCAAATAACAATGGTTCATCAACACCACCTTCATCTTCGCCTCctccgccaccaccaccacctccttcACAGGGAAATTCTTCTCGGTCACCTCCTCCTCCGCCACGACAACTCTCACCACCACACAAGCCGCCACCGCCGCCTAAAAGCTCTTCAACTTCTTCTGACGCAGTGGGGTCCGAGGATTCTTCTTCGTCCAAGCTGCCTATCATAATTGGAGTTGCGGTCGGGGCAGGGTTGTTGCTTTTAGTAATGCTTCTGCTCTTCTTGGTATgcagaagaaggaagaagaaggaggaggaggatcaGATTCAGTACTACCCTTCTTCTCACCCATCCAAAG GTCATGAATATTACAACGGTCCACCTTCACCATGGACCAACGGATCCAAACCTAGCGACCACGTTGTTAACATAACTCCGCCTCCGTCAAGCCATAGAAATTGGCCATCGCCGCCTCCCCCGCCACCCCCGGCATTCAATAATAGTAGTGAGATGAGTTCTTCCAACTTCTCTGGTCCCCAACGTCCAGCATTGCCACCCCCACACCCTTCTGTGGCTCTTGGATTCAGCCAGAGCAACTTCTCCTATGATGAGCTAGCAGTTGCAACCGGGGGCTTCACTGCGGCTAACCTATTAGGTCAAGGAGGATTTGGTTACGTGCATAAAGGGGTATTACCAAATGGGAAAGAGATCGCGGTCAAGAGTCTCAAATCGGGTAGTGGACAAGGAGAGCGAGAGTTTCAAGCCGAGGTTGAGATTATTAGCCGTGTCCATCATCGCCACCTTGTGTCACTTGTTGGGTATTGCATTTCTGGAGGAAGAAAGATGTTGGTTTATGAATTTGTTCCCAATGGCAACCTTGATCAGCACCTTCATG GGAAGGGTGTCCCAACCATGGATTGGGCTACCAGAATTAAAATCGCATTAGGAGCAGCCAAAGGGCTTGCTTACCTGCATGAAGATT GTCACCCTCGCATTATCCACCGGGACATTAAAGCTTCCAATATCCTACTTGACGATAATTTTGAAGCCAAG GTGGCGGATTTCGGATTGGCAAAGCTAACTCAAGACAACTATACTCATGTGTCTACTCGCGTCATGGGAACATTTGG GTATTTGGCTCCTGAGTATGCGTCAAGTGGCAAGCTAACTGAGAAATCTGATGTTTTCTCGTTTGGCGTTATGCTGTTGGAACTGATAACTGGAAGGCGTCCTGTGGATCCCTCCGGGGACATGGAGGACAGCTTAGTAGACTGG GCCAGACCAATTTGTGCCCGAGCAATGCAGGACGGGAACTATGACGAGCTGGCAGACCGTCTTATGGAGGACAATTATGTCCCCCAGGAAATGGCACGCATGGTGGCATGTGCTGCTGCAAGCATAAGGCATTCTTCAAGAAGGCGACCCAAAATGAGCCag ATTGTACGTACCTTGGAAGGCGATGCCTCACATGAAGACTTGACTGATGGAATGAGAGGTAGCAGCAGTGGATTCTTTGGCTCTAGTAGCTCTGAATATGATGCTGGCTCATACAGCGCAGACATGAAGAAGATTAAGAAGGTGGCACCGAACAATAACAGCCAGGAATATGCGAGCAGTGAATATGGTGCAACAAGCGAGTATGGGCTCAATCCTTCCTCCTCAAGCAGCAGTGGTCGCTCTAGCAAGGCACAGTCACAGATTAAACATTAA